A single genomic interval of Candidatus Sulfotelmatobacter sp. harbors:
- a CDS encoding asparaginase, with the protein MFWELAGVPAVAVRRGTRVESLHAVAACVCDEDGEVVLKLGTIETPVFLRSSAKPFIAAAAVRAGVLERFGFGQRELAVMCASHSGEPGHVDVVAAMLARIGASVDDLRCGAHPPSYEPAAAALAARGESPTQLHNNCSGKHAGILALARVLGAPLEGYLEPEHPAQRAIIALCERVSDDVFTGDKLAVDGCGIPVYATTLHRAARSFARMATLRGLADEDAVALAQVTAAMTAEPWYVAGTGRFDTDLMVATGGRIAAKSGAEAVHCDALLDAGLGLALKVIDGGRRAAAPATLAVLDAVRVLDPAARAALASHARLAVKNVAGRVVGEVAALDGWLPEEINLH; encoded by the coding sequence ATGTTCTGGGAGTTGGCCGGGGTACCGGCCGTCGCGGTGCGCCGCGGGACGCGGGTCGAGTCGCTGCACGCGGTCGCGGCCTGCGTCTGCGACGAGGACGGCGAGGTCGTCCTCAAGCTCGGCACGATCGAGACGCCGGTGTTCCTGCGCTCGTCGGCCAAGCCGTTCATCGCCGCGGCGGCCGTCCGCGCCGGCGTCCTCGAACGATTCGGTTTCGGTCAGCGCGAGCTGGCCGTCATGTGCGCCTCGCACAGCGGCGAACCGGGCCATGTCGACGTCGTCGCCGCGATGCTGGCGCGCATCGGCGCGAGCGTCGACGATCTGCGCTGCGGCGCGCATCCGCCCTCGTACGAGCCGGCGGCCGCCGCGCTCGCCGCGCGCGGCGAGTCGCCGACGCAGCTGCACAACAACTGCAGCGGAAAGCACGCCGGGATCCTCGCGCTGGCGCGCGTGCTCGGGGCGCCGCTCGAGGGCTATCTCGAACCCGAGCACCCGGCGCAGCGCGCGATCATCGCTCTGTGCGAACGGGTCAGCGACGACGTCTTCACCGGTGACAAGCTCGCCGTCGACGGCTGCGGGATTCCGGTCTACGCGACCACCTTGCACCGGGCCGCGCGCTCGTTCGCCCGGATGGCCACGCTGCGCGGGCTGGCCGACGAAGACGCGGTCGCGCTCGCGCAGGTGACGGCGGCGATGACCGCCGAGCCGTGGTACGTCGCCGGCACCGGGCGCTTCGACACCGACCTGATGGTCGCGACCGGCGGCCGCATCGCCGCCAAGTCCGGCGCCGAGGCCGTGCACTGCGACGCGTTGCTCGACGCGGGGCTCGGCCTCGCGCTCAAGGTGATCGACGGCGGCCGACGCGCCGCCGCACCGGCGACGCTGGCCGTGCTCGACGCGGTGCGCGTGCTCGACCCCGCGGCGCGCGCCGCGCTGGCCTCCCACGCCCGGCTGGCGGTGAAAAACGTCGCCGGGCGGGTCGTCGGCGAGGTCGCCGCGCTCGACGGCTGGCTGCCTGAAGAAATTAATCTTCACTGA
- a CDS encoding efflux RND transporter permease subunit produces the protein MVDFFLRRPIFAAVCSLVILLLGVVALPILPIAQYPNIAPPVVTVTSVYTGASAEAVEASVTTPLEQAINTVQGLKYIQSQSGSDGTSTITCTFNLDRNLDQAANDVQNAVNLAQGDLPTEVKQIGVTVSKNSGTFVMALGVTSDDPRWDPIYMTNYLETNVTNDLQRIPGVSNVLVFGERKYAMRLWIDPKRLADNGLAASDVVNALTAQNVQVAAGSIGAPPTNGNQPYEYGVRATGRLRDTTQFANIIIRPNPDGGFVRVRDVGRVTLGAADYSGSLWFNGKPGVGLGIEQLQSGNALQVSQQIRATLDRMQSKFPVGMHYAIAFDSADFVRESIREVTFTLALAILLVVFVIFLFLQDWRTTLIPAITIPVSLIGTFFLMQLLGFSINTLTLFGMTLATGLVVDDAIVVIENVARFIQEKGMSPLEGAREAMREITGAVVASSLSLLAVFVPVAFFPGTTGLLYKQFALTIVCSISISLFNALTLTPVLSSLLLRKRTQERGIFRPINRAISGTRAAYHGALPGIMRWRGLVMILFAVALAVTGWWYTTMPTGFIPNEDQGFMIVMAQTPEGSSLDQTHVVQREIEAIFRRQPEIQNVFDAGGFGFTGNGSNYATMFIGLKPWAQRRGAAHELDKVINRVNAALFMLPDARQSAFAFDPPSIPGLGFQGGFNFELEDRAGNGIPALQQAAGQIIGQTYAPGSAVSNAYTTFRSDKPTVLVDVNRDKALSLGVDLTQIFGSMQVYLGSVYVNDFDMNGRTYRVYVEADAPYRSRLSDLDTIYVHSDNPVVVNGVSQTAPAIPLSGLVTLKQVKDPHTISHFNLYRSIEIDGGTPPGFGSGQTIAQMDKLANALPPGFGYEWSGISREEIEGGSQALLIFALGIVFVFLVLSAQYESFLDPLIILFAVPLALLGALTGLKLFGITSDVFAQVGYVMLIGLAAKNAILIVEFANQLREQGLDARSAVIRAAETRFRPIVMTSIAFILGVTPLVFASGAGANARHSLGTVVFFGMIVSTVLNLFVTPVLYVLIAWIEDRFGIGHGRHTPPDGGDEVAGAPQQHPATI, from the coding sequence GTGGTCGATTTCTTCCTCAGGCGCCCGATCTTCGCGGCCGTCTGTTCGCTCGTTATCCTCCTGCTGGGCGTGGTGGCGCTGCCGATCTTGCCGATCGCGCAGTACCCCAACATCGCGCCCCCCGTGGTGACGGTCACGTCGGTCTACACCGGGGCCAGCGCCGAGGCGGTCGAGGCGTCGGTGACGACGCCGCTCGAGCAGGCCATCAACACCGTTCAGGGGCTCAAGTACATCCAGTCCCAGTCGGGCAGCGACGGGACCTCGACCATCACCTGCACCTTCAACCTCGACCGGAACCTCGATCAGGCCGCCAACGACGTCCAGAACGCCGTCAACCTGGCTCAGGGCGACCTGCCGACCGAGGTCAAGCAGATCGGCGTCACCGTCTCCAAGAACTCGGGGACGTTCGTGATGGCGCTGGGCGTCACGTCCGACGACCCGCGCTGGGACCCGATCTACATGACCAACTACCTGGAGACGAACGTCACCAACGATCTCCAGCGTATCCCCGGCGTCTCCAACGTGCTGGTCTTCGGCGAGCGCAAGTACGCGATGCGCTTGTGGATCGACCCCAAGCGCCTGGCCGACAACGGGCTGGCGGCATCGGACGTCGTCAACGCGCTGACGGCGCAGAACGTGCAGGTCGCGGCCGGCTCGATCGGCGCGCCCCCGACCAACGGCAATCAGCCCTACGAGTACGGCGTGCGCGCCACCGGCCGCCTGCGCGACACGACGCAGTTCGCCAACATCATCATCCGGCCCAACCCCGACGGCGGCTTCGTACGCGTGCGCGACGTCGGCCGGGTCACGCTGGGCGCGGCGGACTACAGCGGCTCGCTGTGGTTCAACGGCAAGCCCGGCGTGGGTCTGGGGATCGAGCAGCTGCAGAGCGGCAACGCGCTCCAGGTCTCGCAGCAGATCCGTGCCACGCTGGATCGGATGCAGTCGAAGTTCCCGGTCGGGATGCACTACGCGATCGCGTTCGACTCGGCCGACTTCGTGCGCGAGTCGATCCGCGAGGTCACCTTCACCTTGGCGCTGGCGATCCTGCTGGTCGTGTTCGTCATCTTCCTGTTCTTGCAGGACTGGCGCACGACGCTGATCCCGGCGATCACCATCCCGGTCTCGCTGATCGGGACGTTCTTCCTCATGCAGCTGCTGGGCTTCTCGATCAACACGCTCACGCTGTTCGGGATGACGCTGGCGACCGGATTGGTCGTCGACGACGCGATCGTCGTCATCGAGAACGTCGCGCGCTTCATCCAGGAGAAGGGGATGTCGCCGCTCGAGGGCGCGCGCGAAGCGATGCGCGAGATCACCGGCGCCGTCGTCGCCTCGTCGCTCTCGCTGCTGGCGGTGTTCGTTCCGGTCGCATTCTTCCCGGGCACGACCGGCTTGCTCTACAAACAGTTCGCGCTGACCATCGTCTGCTCGATCTCGATCTCGCTGTTCAACGCCCTGACGCTCACGCCGGTCCTCTCCTCGTTGCTGCTCCGCAAGCGCACCCAGGAGCGCGGCATCTTCCGGCCGATCAACCGCGCGATCAGCGGCACGCGCGCCGCCTACCACGGCGCGCTGCCGGGGATCATGCGCTGGCGCGGGCTAGTGATGATCCTGTTCGCGGTGGCGCTGGCGGTGACGGGCTGGTGGTACACGACGATGCCCACCGGCTTCATTCCCAACGAAGACCAAGGCTTCATGATCGTCATGGCGCAGACGCCGGAAGGCTCGAGCCTCGACCAAACGCACGTCGTGCAGCGCGAGATCGAGGCGATCTTCCGCCGGCAGCCCGAGATCCAGAACGTCTTCGACGCGGGCGGCTTCGGCTTCACCGGCAACGGCTCGAACTACGCCACGATGTTCATCGGCCTCAAGCCGTGGGCCCAGCGGCGCGGTGCGGCGCACGAGCTCGACAAGGTCATCAACCGGGTCAACGCCGCGCTGTTCATGCTGCCCGACGCGCGCCAGTCGGCGTTCGCCTTCGACCCGCCATCGATCCCCGGCCTGGGTTTCCAGGGCGGCTTCAACTTCGAGCTCGAGGACCGGGCGGGGAACGGCATCCCGGCGCTGCAGCAGGCCGCCGGGCAGATCATCGGGCAAACGTATGCTCCCGGCAGCGCGGTCTCCAACGCCTACACGACGTTCCGCTCCGACAAGCCGACGGTGCTGGTCGACGTGAACCGCGACAAGGCGCTCAGCCTGGGCGTCGACCTGACGCAGATCTTCGGCTCGATGCAGGTCTACCTCGGCTCGGTGTACGTCAACGACTTCGACATGAACGGGCGCACGTATCGCGTCTACGTCGAAGCCGACGCGCCGTACCGGTCGCGGCTGAGCGATCTGGACACGATCTACGTCCATAGCGACAACCCGGTCGTGGTCAACGGCGTCTCGCAGACGGCGCCCGCGATCCCGCTCTCGGGCCTGGTGACGCTCAAGCAGGTCAAGGACCCGCACACGATCAGCCACTTCAACCTCTACCGCTCGATCGAGATCGACGGCGGTACGCCGCCCGGCTTCGGCAGCGGTCAGACGATCGCGCAGATGGACAAGCTGGCGAACGCGCTGCCGCCGGGCTTCGGCTACGAGTGGAGCGGGATCTCGCGCGAGGAGATCGAGGGTGGTTCGCAGGCGCTGCTGATCTTCGCGCTGGGCATCGTGTTCGTGTTCCTCGTCCTCTCGGCGCAGTACGAGTCGTTCTTGGACCCGCTGATCATCCTGTTCGCGGTGCCCTTGGCGCTGCTCGGTGCGTTGACCGGGCTCAAGCTGTTCGGCATCACCTCCGACGTGTTCGCGCAGGTCGGGTACGTGATGCTGATCGGACTGGCGGCCAAGAACGCGATCCTGATCGTCGAGTTCGCCAACCAGTTGCGCGAACAGGGCCTGGACGCGCGCAGCGCCGTCATCCGCGCCGCCGAGACGCGGTTTCGGCCGATCGTGATGACCTCGATCGCGTTCATCCTCGGCGTGACGCCGCTGGTGTTCGCCAGCGGTGCCGGCGCCAACGCGCGCCATTCGCTGGGCACGGTCGTGTTCTTCGGGATGATCGTCTCGACGGTGCTCAACTTGTTCGTCACGCCGGTGCTCTACGTGCTGATCGCCTGGATCGAGGATCGCTTCGGGATCGGGCACGGCCGCCACACGCCGCCGGACGGCGGCGACGAGGTCGCCGGAGCCCCGCAGCAACACCCGGCGACGATCTAG
- a CDS encoding Ig-like domain-containing protein produces the protein MALLLAAVVAGCGTTTSPQATPAGAPTATPMPTGAPTAPPLPAQSAFSATSAVALPADGGSVALPSAGGYGGTLALPTPSSAPANATLAETIASGASAPAAGVPALSIARAAAAARRTQASTPISVLLYVELAFSASVTLPDAPGFAFSVPSGLPSANYYLALYDPTRPSLGWQLGFEGPAALGTNAFTFAPPASASPFSFAANVPEYFAVYAVSPALAAPTPAPSIAPVPAATPAPFTVAPASVALLAAGQTASATIGDPTGYAGAYAVTSSNPAVATASISGTTITVTAVAAGTATIGVADAQARTASIAVGVTTTTLPVQ, from the coding sequence GTGGCGCTGCTCCTCGCCGCGGTCGTCGCCGGCTGCGGCACGACGACCTCGCCGCAGGCGACACCGGCCGGTGCACCGACGGCGACGCCGATGCCTACCGGTGCGCCGACCGCGCCGCCGTTGCCCGCGCAGAGCGCGTTCAGCGCCACCAGCGCGGTCGCGCTGCCGGCGGACGGCGGTTCCGTCGCGTTGCCCTCGGCCGGCGGCTACGGCGGCACGCTCGCGCTTCCCACGCCGTCCTCGGCGCCGGCGAACGCGACGTTGGCCGAGACGATCGCGAGCGGCGCGAGTGCGCCCGCCGCCGGCGTGCCGGCGCTGAGCATCGCTCGCGCAGCGGCGGCCGCACGCCGGACGCAGGCGTCCACGCCGATCTCGGTGCTGCTGTACGTTGAGCTGGCGTTTTCGGCCAGCGTGACGCTGCCGGACGCGCCCGGCTTCGCGTTCTCGGTGCCGTCCGGCTTGCCGAGCGCGAACTATTATCTCGCGCTGTACGATCCGACGCGGCCGAGTCTCGGCTGGCAGCTCGGCTTCGAAGGCCCGGCGGCGCTCGGTACCAACGCCTTCACCTTCGCGCCGCCCGCGAGCGCGTCGCCGTTCAGCTTCGCCGCGAACGTGCCCGAGTATTTCGCCGTCTACGCGGTGAGCCCGGCGCTGGCGGCGCCCACGCCGGCGCCGTCGATCGCGCCGGTTCCGGCCGCGACGCCGGCGCCGTTCACCGTCGCGCCGGCGTCGGTCGCGCTGTTGGCGGCCGGACAAACGGCGAGCGCGACGATCGGCGACCCGACCGGCTATGCCGGCGCGTACGCCGTCACCTCGTCGAACCCGGCGGTCGCCACCGCGTCGATCAGCGGTACGACGATCACCGTCACGGCGGTCGCGGCCGGTACGGCCACGATCGGCGTCGCCGATGCGCAAGCGCGCACGGCGAGCATCGCCGTCGGCGTCACCACCACCACGCTGCCGGTCCAATAG